The proteins below are encoded in one region of Mesotoga sp. Brook.08.105.5.1:
- a CDS encoding winged helix-turn-helix transcriptional regulator, giving the protein MDLSEFSFFNPSPNFREMSILKALIESSSVSQERLARIAGIVPSMVNKYIRDFEDSRLIQKEGENRRNMRYVLTEAGKFRLQYLTILYLKEAAKLYTESREIFGEVLDTIKESEHESFYLYGAGIIGGILADVLRTEGVKIIGFIDDSQSKQNGTFHDLHVSSPEEVKSDVETAVIVASFRHANNIVKNAKEKGMKNVMVFTISKLGKVELEELV; this is encoded by the coding sequence ATGGATCTTTCCGAGTTTTCATTTTTCAATCCGTCTCCGAATTTCAGAGAGATGAGTATTCTGAAGGCCCTGATTGAGAGTTCTTCCGTCTCTCAGGAGAGGCTCGCGCGAATTGCCGGTATCGTTCCCAGTATGGTCAACAAGTATATAAGAGACTTTGAAGATTCCCGTCTCATTCAGAAAGAGGGCGAAAACCGAAGGAATATGCGATACGTACTGACTGAAGCGGGTAAATTCAGGCTGCAGTATCTGACTATTCTTTATCTAAAAGAGGCGGCAAAGCTCTACACGGAATCGAGAGAGATATTTGGAGAGGTTCTCGATACGATCAAAGAGAGTGAACACGAGAGCTTCTATCTTTACGGCGCCGGGATTATCGGAGGGATTCTTGCGGACGTCCTCAGAACCGAAGGAGTCAAGATAATCGGTTTCATAGACGATTCGCAATCGAAGCAAAATGGAACATTTCACGATCTTCATGTGTCTTCACCCGAAGAAGTGAAAAGCGATGTTGAAACCGCGGTGATCGTCGCGTCGTTCAGACATGCAAACAACATAGTCAAGAACGCAAAAGAAAAGGGAATGAAAAACGTAATGGTATTCACAATATCCAAATTAGGCAAAGTTGAACTAGAAGAGCTTGTGTAA
- a CDS encoding nucleotidyl transferase AbiEii/AbiGii toxin family protein has translation MKYDKRTIGQLASELGFVRDTYEKTLRLVEVLQFIDSDTLLSESLALKGGTAINLMITQLPRLSVDIDLDY, from the coding sequence GTGAAATACGATAAACGAACCATCGGGCAACTCGCGTCAGAATTGGGTTTTGTCCGTGATACATACGAGAAAACACTGAGATTAGTCGAGGTACTTCAATTCATAGACTCGGATACCCTTTTATCGGAATCTCTGGCTCTGAAGGGCGGAACGGCAATCAACCTAATGATTACGCAGCTTCCGCGACTATCGGTTGATATTGACCTTGACTACTGA
- a CDS encoding type IV toxin-antitoxin system AbiEi family antitoxin produces the protein MNVKYYEQLARLGVFTKSDVEKLVGKSETADSLLQNYKKRGLIEQVKRNLYVTRSLETGQAIAGRYRIASKIKPQSYITHHSAYEYYGYANQVYYEVYVSAKTKFSEFTFDDVRYRFISPRILDGVVMNPDGVRTTDMERTTLDSINDFERIGGLEELLRCLDAVPSLSESKLVSYLGQYSKRFLYQKTGYILGHFQSKFRLSEGFFELCELANGKSVRYFYNAIRFESPTYDSRWNLFVPEDLMAIISKGVRDTGEIR, from the coding sequence ATGAACGTGAAATACTACGAGCAACTTGCAAGGTTGGGGGTTTTCACAAAGAGCGACGTGGAAAAACTTGTCGGAAAAAGCGAGACAGCTGATTCTCTACTGCAAAACTACAAGAAGCGTGGCTTAATTGAGCAGGTGAAGCGAAACCTATATGTGACAAGAAGCCTAGAGACCGGGCAGGCGATAGCTGGCCGATATAGAATCGCATCGAAGATCAAGCCACAATCTTATATTACGCATCACTCTGCTTATGAGTACTACGGATATGCCAACCAAGTCTATTATGAGGTATATGTGAGCGCAAAGACGAAGTTCTCTGAGTTTACCTTTGATGATGTGAGATATCGTTTTATATCCCCACGAATACTTGATGGAGTTGTCATGAATCCAGATGGTGTGAGAACAACAGACATGGAGAGGACCACACTTGACAGCATCAATGACTTTGAGAGGATAGGAGGTCTTGAAGAACTGCTTCGCTGCTTGGACGCTGTTCCCTCACTCAGTGAAAGCAAATTGGTATCTTATCTTGGTCAATATAGCAAGAGATTTCTTTATCAAAAGACTGGATACATACTGGGGCATTTTCAGAGCAAATTTCGCCTATCTGAAGGGTTCTTCGAGCTATGTGAACTGGCGAATGGCAAGAGTGTCAGGTACTTCTATAACGCAATACGCTTTGAATCACCAACTTACGATTCCAGATGGAACCTCTTCGTTCCGGAAGATCTCATGGCGATAATCTCGAAAGGAGTAAGAGACACAGGTGAAATACGATAA